A segment of the Camelus bactrianus isolate YW-2024 breed Bactrian camel chromosome 22, ASM4877302v1, whole genome shotgun sequence genome:
GCAGCAAGGGCTGGTAAGCAGGACAGGAACCAGGCCCCGCCTCCCCGGGGCCCCCCCACCATCCAAGGCCTCACCTGTGTGGTCCAGGTTGTCTTCCAACCAGCGCTTGGTGCCCTGGTAGTTGAACTTTCCTCCTCCGGAAGCAAAGAATAGGAGGTTGTACCTGGTGCGGGAGAAGCAGGGCGTCAGCGCTGACAGGCGAGAGTCCAGGCCCCCGATAAGGAGGTGGTCTCCCCGACCCTGGCCCTGCTGACACTGGGGCACCCTGGGCATGGCGGGGTCTGGGCAGCATCCCTGGGTGCACCCACTCAAGGCCAAAAAAGCCCCCTACCTCCCAGTTATAACCACCACAATGTCCCCAGGCATCccccagtgtcccctgggggcaaagCCGCCCCTTGAGTGAGAAGCATGGGTCCAGAGGCTTCCCTGAGCCCTTGAGACCAGGAGGGACGAGGTGGACTGATCAGAAACAGACCCGGAAGATAAAAAGTGGCAGAAGCCTGGTGGAGGGgagcagctcagtggtggagcccatgcttagcatgcacgaggtcctgggttctacccccagtacctccatttaaaaaaaaaaagggtgacaGGAACTCAGCACTGCCTCCCTGGAGCAGAACTGAAGCCATGGGCCAGAGATGCTGTGAAGGACCAGGACCCTGTGCCCCACGCCCATCCACCCCATCAGGGCCACAGCGGTCCTTATAGGAGGAGACACACAAGGAAGAGACCACATGCAGGTGTAGCCAAGGAACTCTGTCACAGCTGGAAGCCAGCAGACGTTGAAGAAGCATGAAAGACCCTCCCCCAGAGACTCGGGAGGGTgtgtggccctgccaacacctgaaTCTCGCTTCCAGTTTCCAGGATGGGACGCCTGCTGTGTGTGTGGCTTGGCAGAGTCACTCCCGGGGAGATGTGCACCATCACTGGGCCCCTGCCATCGGGCCAAGCAGACAAGCACCCCTGAGAGTGACCAGCTGGGTCCTGGGCTGAGATGGGGGTCTCCAGTCTAAGTGACCGTTTCCCGGGTGTCTGTTACTTGCAGCTGGAAGcactcccagcccagcctggggtgTGGGATTCCAGAGGGTTGATCAGCCCTCAACCAAAAGACAGGTGATTCCCAGGGTTGGCACTGCCTCCGGGCCGCAAGGCCCAAGCAGCGCCTGGCGTGAGCGAGCCTTGCACCCCGGGCCCCGGTGGCCGTGACTTACGCAGCGTGGGTGCGCTTGTAGGTGTAGAGCCTGGAGAAGAGCCGGGCGAGCTCCAGCAGCACAGAGATGCCGCTCCCGTTGGAGTCCGCACCATGCGACAGCCACTGCGGGCAGGCAAGACGAGGCCGGCGCTCGCCACATCCACACGCAGCGCCTCCTAGGCCCCACCCGGCCCCGTCGCCCAGCATGTGGCTAGGACTGCTCCCCCCACCGTGGCTCAGACCCCAGCCTGATGGCCCAGTGCCAGGGCACGCGGGTCCCCTCCCTCACGACTGCCCCGTGCCCCGGGGAGGCTCTGTGCGCAGCCTGGAGCCGGGGCCGGCAGGCCATGCGGCCACCAGCCTCGACATCGGCCCCGGGACCCTGGTGCCCCTATGATGGGGGGTTCCCTACAGCCTCAGGCCACCCCCACACATGAAAGCCCCCGACATGTCTGAGGCCCACAGTCTAAGGCAATGTTCCTGAGGGAGCAACAACCAGTGTTTGGAGAAAGTTGGGTTGTCCCCACGCGTCGGGGCCCTCCCATGGTCAGTGTGTAAACTGACATGTGTAATGGCCCTGAAGTTCGCGGGGAGGGGGCAATACCGTGCTCAGTGAGAGGAGTAGGTGTGTGATGCCACGGATGTGAAACGTGCACAGCAGGCCAGTCCAGACACAGAGAGGGCTCCCGGCTGTCAGGGGCCGGGGTGAGTGGAGGGGCACGGTTTATTTTGGGGGTGATAGAATAAACGTTACAGAAGTAGACAGTGGTTATGTCTACGCAACTTGGTGAATGTATTATGAGATGCTGAACTACATGATTTAAAAGCATGAATTTTGTCATGggaattatgtctaaaaaaatttaaggaaatttcACAGAAAGGCCCCGTGGTGTGGATGATGAGCAGGAGAGAACGTAGTTCAAGGCTGACAGTCCAGGGCCGAGCTCTGCACCCTGGCTGGTCCCAGCACCCCCGAGGACGGCATGGCCAGGCTCCGGCCAGGCTGCAGGCCCGCCCACGCCACTCTGGTTCAGCTGGCCGTTGGTTCTCTGGCGTGAACCTCCCTGTCCCGGGGACTCAGGGAGCACAGCCCGGAGGAGACTGGACACAAGAGCTCGCACTGGGGGCCTGAGGCCACATGCCGGGAAGGCTGCTCCCCAGGCCAGCTCCCACCACCCCGCTGACGAGGCTCCCGTCCCTGCACTGTTTGTGCAAACACGGGGTCTTCTCCTGGAGCCTGGGGTCTTGGATGAAGGCGCCTGTGTGACACCCCAGCGAGAGCCCAGGGCTGTGTCGCGAGCCCCCAGGGACCGCCTCTCACTCCCGCTGCCACGTCTCGTTTGGGGGAGTGAAGCTGCAGGACGACACCCACCCCGCAGGGTATCCACAGCGACCCAAGAGAGGATGCAGAGCTGCgtctgcctggggcaggggaggtcaCACGTACCGGGGCCACCCCGAAGGCATCGTAGTGCGCCACGACGACGACGGTGGGCAGGTCCTCTccgcccagcccagccagccGCCCCTGCAGACACACGGGTGTAAGCCTGACGGCGGTGTCCTTGGCTCTGCCGGCCCCACTGTGGACGTGTGCGGACAATGGGCAGGGCTGCACGCTGATAAACCTTTATTTACAGAGACCAGCGGAGGCCAGACTTGGCCCAGGGCTGCAGTGCCAACCAGACTTTTCTGCCCGGGAACCAGACCCACCCTTCAAAGGCTGAGCTCTGCTGCCAGGAGAAAGGGCGCGGTTAGAGGAGCGCAGAACAGCCCCGCAGGCTCCAGGTCCGGCGCCCTGGCCAGGGTCCTCACACGGCGGGCTGAGCTGAGGTCTGGGAGCCCCCTCCCCATGTGCCCTGCTGGGCACTCACCTCCACGCTGGTGATGAGCCAGTCACTCACGGCCTTGCTCTGGACCCCGCTGGTGACCATCTGGAAGCCGTTGGCGGTGGCGGTGTGTAGCAGCACtgaggacagggaagggagggtCAGCCCAAGCCTGGGGTTCCCGGCCCAGAGCCGCATCCTTGCTGCCCCTACACCCTAGGTCCTAGGAGTGCGGTCTGAGCAAAAGCATAACTGAACACACGGACTGGACACGGGGAAGAACTCGGGCATCCAGGATGAGAGCTGGTGGAGTGGTCACCCCGCCTGCACGCAGGCTGCTAAGGGGCGTGTGGGCGGCCCTCACTCTCGTTCTAAAATCACAGAGGCGCACACAAGACCTCTGGCCCGGCCTCCCAAGGATCAATTCAGCCACGACCTCAGAACAGAAGTTTCCCGCCTGGTGGTCCACGATGCTCCAGCGCAGCCCCGAAAGCAGACACGGCTTGCTCAGTGTGAGCGAGCAGCCCACCGGGGGTGTCATTTTCTCACGCCTGTGAGCTTATCCTGTCTCAAGCCCTCCCGTTCTTTACATGTTTAAAACCACAATCGTAAGGGGCGTGGAAGAGGTCACCCCTggggggagctgggaggagggcgcCCCTCAGGAAGTGTGCTGTCTTTGCGACTTCTATAGCTTAAGGTGTTCCAAAACAAAGATACTATTGCTAAGCACGGTGACTGAgatttatgattttatattttgcttcttCCACTAACCGAGGTGAAATAAACTTTCCCACGCCACTAAAAGTTCTACCCTGATGTCATTTTGagggctgcataatattccactgggTAGCTGATTCTACTCACCTTCTGCTCTAACTAGAAATCTAGGTCTTTCCAAAAACTCATTCTCCTGTTGCCACAGTGCAGGTGGCTGTCCTCCAGACTTGAATCTAgcccaggggttggcaaacttttcctgtaaagggccagtTGGTATTTCCAGCTCTGTGGGCCAGATGGTCTGTCACAgccactcaactctgctgttgcagCATGAAAGTCCCTGTAAACCACATGTAAATGCTGGCTCTGCGccagtaaaacttcatttacGTCAAGAGGCAGCTGCAGGCCATGGTTTGCCAACCCCCAGTCCAGCATCCACAGCTAATAACCTGGCTAGGAGAAATGAACCTTCGTTTACAGCTCAAATACAGGTGGACATACTGTTTCCCCAAGGCACTGGTCCGAGTCCACCCCTTGGAGCCCACTGCTTGGACaaacctgcctgcctccctgctccCGTGGGCTCTGAGGATTCACTTCCTCTTCCTGAACCCGCTATTTGAGCCTCTCAGCCCATTCCTTTGGCTACTTTCGCCAGCTCACTCTGACAGCGGCCCACTCCCCACCACTCCTGAGACGGGTCAAACTACAGAGCTCCTGGCCCCCAAGCCCACTGCGGCGTCCCCCAGCCCACAGGTAGGGGGAACCGTGTTATCCCAGAGTGTCGCTGACCCACCCTGACCTATGTAAGCAAGCCAGTGACAAGTGACACCAAGAATTTACTTGGGAGGAAGAAGGAACACAGAAAACCACACAGATGCCTGTACATTCCCCGAACCATCCAGAGGCTGGAGATGGGAAATATGTCCCTCCAAATCAGCAGGTCTCCAGCACGGGAATGGGTggcgggcggggctggggctgaaACACACAGGTGTGACATGGCAGGTGTGGGGTGCCTCCACCACGAATGAAGAGGGACTGATACCACGCCCTCACGCTGAGGCGTGTTCCCAAATCTGCACAGAGTGGCCTTGGTGGATCAGGAGCCCCCGggttccccccgcccccgcagcCCGAGCCCACCTTCGGCGGCCGAGGCAGAGCCCTGAGAGGCAGACGCGGCCTGCGTCTGCTCATAGATGGACAGCAGGGCGTCATCCTCCACAGCGAAGTACACAGGGACAATGGTTTCCATGGCCAGCATCTCGGGCTCAATCTCCATGAATTGCTGTGAGAAAGACACACATTCAGGGAACTTCTGGCTTGGGAGAGGGGGACCCCGGGCGTGGACGCAGGGATGGGCGAGGCCTGGTGATGCTCATGGTTCCGGTGGGGAGGAAGCAGGTTGGGAGAACAGGCTGTGTGGAGGGCTGGCTGGGGTCAGATCCCACGCCCACTGGCCATCACACCCTCAGTGGTCCGTGGGTGCTGGTAGGGGCCTGCAGAGACGGTGGGCGTGAACCCCCCTGCACTGAGGGGCCTCCCCGGCCCCTCACCCCTGCTCCTCTGCAAGAGCACCTCCACCCGCAGTGCCCTGTGGGGCCCTAGCAGATCCCATAAATTCAAAGCAGCTCTCTCCTGCTCGGCACTGCTGATAGGGGGCTGGGTCCTCCTCTGCACTGGGCTGTGGagcagcctccctgccccacccactcaACGCCAGGGACCACCCagtgtgacaaccacagatgTCCCCAGACAACGCTCAgggaggggctcagggaggggaagCGACTCGCCCAAGGTCCCAGAGCCCACCCGAAACCCAGGTGGCGTGGCGGGGCGGGGCTCACCCGGATGACGTCCTGGGGCACGGCGGCCATGGCCCGGGGCAGAATGATGACCACGGCGCCGGCCGACTGGCGCAGGGCCCGCTGGTAGCGATCGTAGGAGAAGTCCAGCAGCCGCATGAGCACGCAGCGGCGGCTCAGCACGTCCGCGTCGATGGTGCGCGCCTCCGTGTTGAGCACCGCGTTCCGTGTGCCTGCGGGGGAGGGGCTCCCTCAGAGGGGCGCGGGGACCCTGGCCACCCACCCAAACCCTGGTGACTTGAGGGGCCTTCGGAGAACCCAATGAAAACTAAGACCCTTCTCCCTGGACCACCCCCCTACTCCTAGTCAGGGCTCGACCTGCTGCCCCTGCGCTGGCACTGCCCCCCACGCTCAGCCCTGCTCCCCGCAACCCCGGCAGAAAGCAGCACTGCCCTGGCACCAGGCGCGGGCGCTGGCTGTGCCCAGCTAGTGTGGCTCCCTTGACTCCTGAGATCCACGGGACGTGGcatgccctcctcccagcccggGAGAGGCCAGGCTCCCCGCAGACCACCCGCCGAGGAAGGAACATCAGCAGGAGCCCCAGGAAGGGAGCCCAGGTGGCCCTGCTCCCCTGACGCGGCCCCACGGGCCCCCACAGTGCCCTGCACGCAGGGCCCTGCAGGTGCCAGCTGACCAAACCCAACCCCCAGGGCCTTGTGCCCAGAGTGTCGAGACCCCTGTACAGCCAGCAGCATCCACTCCAGGGCGAGTCACCAAACAGGGGTCTCAGTGCCAGCAGAGGGAGCCCCCAGGCTACAAGACTGCCCCCAGGTCCCCATGGCCCTGGGAAAACCCAAACTCCTGCCCTGGCTGACCTGAGCTGGTGGTCTCCGTCCTGCCCCATCAGGGCAGGGGCCCCTCCTCTCCACGGCTCTAACCCTGCCTTGTCCATTTCCCTGGAAACCCCAGCACCGCCCAGTGTTTCCTTGCTATATACACCCTAACTAGACTGGGGGTGCCAGGGGTAGCGACCTCCCTCACTGTGGGAGAAATCGAGCATCACCCAGAAATTCCTGGTCCAGTGGGCTCTGATGCACACCAGCCAGGACATGGTGAATGGACACCTGGTCTCCCATGTGGGGGCCAGATGTGGCCCTCAGGGGCTCCAGTTTGAGACCCACGCAGTAAAGTAACAGCACAGAGACACGGGTCTGCTTCCCCGTGGGAGTGAGCCTGCTGCCTGAAGGTCGAGGCTGCAGGCAAAGTGACACCTGTGTCCTCATAGATGAGGCTCGGGGCCAGGAGCAAGGTCCCCATCTCTGCTTTCCAGGAACATGTCTCCGGGAGAAGGGCCGCTTCCTACAGCTCATCCTGAGGGTGGGTCGCAGGAGGGGACCAGCAGGACACAGAGGGACTGCACACCACGTGGGAATGGGCAGGCGGTCTCAGGGACCAGTGATCACAGAGCACAGGTGGCCGTGTGGCCTAGGCTGGGGGCTCCatgcctctgcccacccctctgGCCTCTCCTCTGCTTTAGGGCCACCATGGGAGGGCCATAAAGACCTTCAGGAGCCCTTGAAGCTCCAGGAATGCGGGGCAGGCACCTCCCCAGCTCCATCTGTCCCACTGCAGCCTCCTAGGGGCTCACAGCCTCTCAGGTGTCACCTTGCGTGGGGATACAGAGGGACACACAGCCTACTGTGACCCCACTTTCCAGAGGGAGGGGGTGAggccagagaagggaaggagggggcgAGAGCCAACTTCCTCCAAACCCTGAACACCCCAAGGGCAGAGACTGTCTTTGCTGGAGTGAGTGAGGCTGAAGCTGGCACAGCCTTGGTCACCCCTGTGTGGGGACGGGCCCTGGACACCTGGATAGAAGTCGCTGGTTCCTGCAATGGGGCCAGACCTGAATAGGCATTGCAAACTTCTCTATCGAGGGCCCAGGGCCAATCCTCCCCTCTTGCGGGTGGCACTTGTCCTTTGCAGCAGGAAGCACCGACGGTGGGCGTGACCATGTGTAGATACAACTTTATTTACAACAAGGATGGAGAGCCGGGCCAGGGGAGGGAGCCCGGGAGCCTGCCCAGCCAGATGCCCATGCCCCTGactcccagggccctgtgtcagcGGGTATGAGAACGGACACAAGGGGGGTTGCTGACCGCAGCACAGGCACCAGCGGGCACTGTGAAAGCGGGGGGAGGTCACACCCCAGCTCAAAGAACACAGCCTCTCCTTCCCAGCAGCCCGCCCCTCTGGGTTTCTCAACAGGAGCGACAGGAAGTTGGGAAAGGAGACCCAGAGCAAGGGTTGCACCAGGAGGCGGGAGCCTAGGGCATGTGTGACACTGGGGACACGGGATGCTGCAATCGGCAATGACCCAGCAGACCAGCTGTCAAAGGCTGCTCCCTTCCCGTGGCCTCCGGGGAACAAGCATCACCCCAGACCCTCTAGGGGCCTCCCCTCAACACGAACCACCCTCCCCAGTGCTGAGTACCTCCCCAGGCAGCAGTGGGCACCCCCTGTCCCCACCAATGGGGGACACCACCTGGTGTGACCAGATTGGGGTGTAGACGCCCAGCCAGGCCCCTGTGCTCACACCCAAGCCCAGGAGGTGTCTGGGTTTCTCACCAAGAGTGACAAAGACAGGGCCGGGAAGGAGGGCGTGTATtggggcaagggggtgggggtggggtcagaaaaaggaataggaaagaatCCAGGATCTGGGCAAAGGACTCATGGAAAGAGGAAAGGACAgctgagaggaaggaggagaggagggtggagggcagagaaaaaggagaggggcTGCCTGGGGACCTGCAGGGAGGTCAACGAGGAGGCGGCTCTGCCATCAGGGGCTGGTCTGAAGCACCTGTTTGGAgcaagggtggggggtggggtgggggcgggggggcacATCTGCAAGCAGGCTAGTGCTGAGCAGGCAGTGGGGGATCCAGGGGCTGCGGGCTGCGGGACTACAGCCGCCCACGGGGCGGGAGCCATGCTGGGAGGGGCAGGCAAAACAGAGGAGTGATCGAGTGAGGGAAGGACTCGCGACTCCATCTGGAGTTCTAGGATGCGGGCCTCCGGGATGGCGGAATCCCCTAGACCAGGATGGCAGCCGCTGGTCACACGTGGCTATTTGAGCGTATTAGAATTAAATGCCAAAATTCGGTCAAGACCCCGTTTCTCCGTTTCATGAGTCACATCTCAAGAGGCCACATATGACTGGTCAAGATCCTCTCCCCAGGAAGATGCCAACAACGTAAAAAAATGTGCCCAAGCTCCTGGCCTCCCACCCCACAGGCAGGGGCCTGGGTCAAAGCCATTACTACAGGGACCGTGAGTGTCTCCCTCTCAGCACTGCTGACATTTGCGGCCTGGTCCTTCTCTGTAGGGGGTCGCCCTGGGCTCTGGGGGACGCACCCCTTGtgtgccctgccccccaccccactgaaTGCCAGGAGCCCCCTAGTCATGACAACCCCTAAGTCATCACTCAGTGATCCCTGGGTTGACAACCATGGCACGAAACAGAAACAACGACGTAACTCTGGGGTGAGGAGGAATCTGAGGGGAAGTCGGGACACGTCTCTAAAAACTGGGTCTCTgcaagggcctggcagtggcaGGGGGGTCCCAAGGGCTCAGGCCAGGCAAATCCAAGAAAGCCAGGGCTGAGCAGTGAGGGGACCAGGAGGACTGCAAAGGGGGCTCCCTCATGGGGAGGGCAGCCTTGACTTGCTGGAACTGAGGCAGCAGGCTGGAAGGTAAACCAGAGGCCAGAAGATTCTGGAACACCAGATACAGCAAGgtagggaaaagaaaagggaatttaGAATGACTTGTGTACTGGGGTCAGGACAGACAAGAAAGCAGGCCTAGCGGGTCTGAAATTCTGGGGAGaaggagtggggggtggggtggcggggtTTCCAAGAAGCCTGCGGAGGGGTGTACACACCAAAAGACGGAACAACACATGGGGTCCAAGGGATTTCAACAGCCCAGACTGGGGAATTAGCTAAGGAATTCGGCTCAGGGTGCAGAGCCTGGGGAGGGATGGTCCTTGTTATAGGGCCCACTGACCAGATTTCTGCAGCCCTGAGTGGGTGCAGATGTGAGCACTGGACAAAGAGCACCGGGGTGCCCAGGGCCATGGAGGGTTGTGCCGCTCAGCCTGGCAGAACCGAGCTGGGAGGCTCCACTTCAAACCAAGTAGGCCAAAGGTTGGAACTTTGTTCCAGCTGGGAATCGAAGAGAGAGGGGACCCAAGAGTCCAGGAGCAAGGGGAGCTTGGCCTGAGGAGTGGGAGGGAAATCTGCGATCTGGAGCATGAAGCCCTTGTCAGGGAGGAGGCCAGGGGGCCGTGGGAGCCAGCGCGGCAGGTCCCTGGGGCActgagcagagctgggggccTAATGTCGGTCCAGGTATCCAGGCTCAGACACGCCTGGGGCTTGAAAGGGTCTTGCGGCCCAAGTGAGGTCCGCAGGCTGGACTCCTGCTGGACAGGTAGGagtggtggggcctggggagcagAGACCGAACCACGGGAGAAAGGCAGCCCGCCGAGGTAGGCCGGGGctccggggagggagggggaaggctgAGCGGAAGGTCAGGTGAGGGgaggccaggagcccagggagaAAACCAGGCCCCGGGGGGAGGCCAGGGGCCCGGGTCCACGCACCGTAGGGCTGCCCCTGCAGGTCGTACTGCTGCATGCGGTAGACGGTGAACTCGTGCGCCGCGTCGGCGGCGGGCAGCGGTGGCGCCACGAGCAGCAGCACCGCGGGCAGGAAGACGATGAAGCCAAGCGGAAGGCACGACGCCTTCAGCATGTTCTCCAGCACCTCGCCCGCTTCCTCCAGCATCCTGGCCGGCGGCTGGGCCGCGCGGGGCGGCAGCGAAGACGGGACggcggcggggacggcggggacGGCAGCGGCAGCGGCTCCCGCGGACTCACCTAGGCATGGGTAGGCGCCGGGGTCCTGCGGGCGCCGCGTTGGGCAGCCCGTGCCCGCTCCGGGGTCCTGCGGGCACCGCCGAGGGCCGCCCGCCCGCCGTGCTGCCTGCTGGGAGTTGTAGTCTCCCCGCGCGCGCGGAGCCACCTGAAAGTTGTAGGTTCATTGTTACTTCTTGATGGACTAAGCTGTATTGGACCATTTGGCTCAAACCACTGAAGATTCACATAAACTCCAAGTCGGAGACTACGGGGACTTGAAAAAACTATTAGCCGCAGAACTTACTGAAACTCTTCTCTGTgggagaaggggggaggggagagacggGGAGCAGAACGTGACCTTGTAACCCGGAAGACACTTGGGAATGAGGAAGCGAGGGGCCGACCTGGTTCGCTGGTCTCCTGGGAATTGTAGTCTCATTTGGCTAGCGCAAAGGGTCACGGGAGCTGAAGTCTTCCTGGCAGAAGTTGGAGGAGGGGGGCGGATAGCACTTAAAAGTCCCAAGGGACGTACATGTTAAACTCCGTGAGAGCAAAGACTTGTGTCTGCTTTGTGCACTGGTGTATTCCCCAGAACCTAAcacaaggcctggcacacagtgggtggcTTATACAATttttggataaatgaatgaaaaaggaataaagaaatcaTGATAGATTCCTAAACGGATGTCTCAATGGATTGTGGGACTTGTAGTCTGGAGCTTGGAGTTGTGCCGGAGCTGGTGatacaattatttatatttatgcttaTTTATATTGGGGACCTACTCGTagtaaaaaattattcattgttcatcagaaattcaaattttactggGTGTCtccaatttatattttctaatctgCTCCCCCTAAGAACCCAACTGTTTCAGGGGCGGGGCTTTAAGGGGCATCACTAACTCACACCCTCCgtacagatgggaagactgagacCACAGGGTGCAGAGCACAATGGCCCTGGCCCCAAGCTCTGATTCCATTGCCTAAAGAATTGGGGCAAGTGAGAGGTGGCAGTTGTTCTGATTAAAAGCATAGGTTCAAGTTccagctcctcctcttcccagctgtgtgatcctAGGAAAGTCGCTTCAcctcgctgagcctcagtttcctcagctgcgAAATATGATGATAAATAATCAAACACTCTTCCTCAATCAGATAATCCACGTGAAGTGACCTGGGAAGAAAGAGGCACACCTGAGGTGCTCAAGAAGCGTTAGTATTATAAGAATGCACCAGgtggagggtagagctcagtggtagagtgcatgcttagcatgcatgaggtcctgagttcaatccccagtacctccattaaaaaagaaaagaaaaaaaagaacgcACCAAGCTTGTGCAATCTCAGAGCTAGTGCCTCTGCTGTTTTGAGGAACACTCCCCGCAGCACCCACCTCCTTAGCTTTCTGCATGGCTGACTCCTTACTGAAATGATGCTGGGCACTTCTTCTTTTGATGTTTGTCACCCCCACCAGATGGTGATCTTTATGTGGGCAGGCTCCAGGTTGTTTGTAGCTGGAACCCCAGTACCCAGAATAGAGCCTGACACACAACGGTTAAGTGAATGACTGAGCCAGCCCATCCCTCGCAGCTGTGTCCCCTGCTTCCCGCTGTCCCCAGGCCTCTCCAGGGAGGTCCTGGGCACGAGGAGTCAGGAGTGGCCTggcagggcagggagtgggaggagAACGCATTCTGGACCGTGATCTTCATCATCAACCCCCATTCTTCCAGGCCAGGCTATGAACAGGCAGGACAGACACACATTCACCCTGAGACAGACCTAGAAAGGGGCCTGAATTTGGCTCAGATAATGAGACTTAGACCTACGGCCTGcacatgccacctcctctcctgagccttggtttttctgtctgtaaaatggggaggttCAGGGGGTAGGAGTATAGCTCAATGGGAAAGCAcctgcttagtatgcatgaggtcctgggttcaatccccagtacctccattagaaaaaaaatatttttaatggggaGGTTCAACTAGTCCCATTTTGTGGAGATGAAACCTTGGGCAAcccaaaatgaaaggaaacattCGTTCTGAGTTTTCCAAGGAGGGAAGAGActggtattcattcattcattcattcattcattcattcatcaaagaGGCAGTAACAAGCAGGGATCAAGAAGTCAACAATCTGGGCTtgtatcccagctctgcctctttccagctgtgtgactttgtggaagttacctaacctctctgggcctcagtttcaccatctgttAAAATGGAGTTAATGATGATATCCGCCTCCTGGAGgttttgcaaggattaaatgagttaatacaaaGGTGATTAGAATACCACTGAGTGATATACAAGACTTTGCTGTTATTATTCATTTACAAACATACACATTTGGGggttgggggtatagctcaatggtaaaAACACATGCCtggaatgcacaaggtcctgggttcaatccctagtgcctccacCAAGGGATAGACAAgttggtaaattaaaaaaaaatacacatcatAGTTTAAGGCCTTCATATTCCTTGTCTTATCAACATCCCACAAGAACAGGGGATATCAATatcctaattttacagatgatgaaaccgAAGCCCGTGGTGCTTCCCCTGCAGAGCTGGGGAACAGTAATGGGAGACAGACACCTGGGC
Coding sequences within it:
- the NCLN gene encoding BOS complex subunit NCLN isoform X2, which encodes MLEEAGEVLENMLKASCLPLGFIVFLPAVLLLVAPPLPAADAAHEFTVYRMQQYDLQGQPYGTRNAVLNTEARTIDADVLSRRCVLMRLLDFSYDRYQRALRQSAGAVVIILPRAMAAVPQDVIRQFMEIEPEMLAMETIVPVYFAVEDDALLSIYEQTQAASASQGSASAAEVLLHTATANGFQMVTSGVQSKAVSDWLITSVEGRLAGLGGEDLPTVVVVAHYDAFGVAPWLSHGADSNGSGISVLLELARLFSRLYTYKRTHAAYNLLFFASGGGKFNYQGTKRWLEDNLDHTDSSLLQDNVAFVLCLDTVGRGDSLHLHVSKPPREGTLQHAFLRELETVAAHQFPEVRFSMVHKKINLAEDILAWEHERFAIRRLPAFTLSHLESHRDGQRSSIMDVRSRVDSKTLTRNTRLIAEALTRVIYNLTEKGTPPDMPVFTEQMIQQEQLDSVMDWLTNQPRAAQLVDKDSTFLSTLEHYLSRYLKEVKQHHIKADKRDPEFVFYDQLKQVMNAYRVKPAIFDLLLAVCISAYLGMAYTAVQHFDLLYKSVQRLLKAKTQ
- the NCLN gene encoding BOS complex subunit NCLN isoform X1, whose protein sequence is MLEEAGEVLENMLKASCLPLGFIVFLPAVLLLVAPPLPAADAAHEFTVYRMQQYDLQGQPYGTRNAVLNTEARTIDADVLSRRCVLMRLLDFSYDRYQRALRQSAGAVVIILPRAMAAVPQDVIRQFMEIEPEMLAMETIVPVYFAVEDDALLSIYEQTQAASASQGSASAAEVLLHTATANGFQMVTSGVQSKAVSDWLITSVEGRLAGLGGEDLPTVVVVAHYDAFGVAPWLSHGADSNGSGISVLLELARLFSRLYTYKRTHAAYNLLFFASGGGKFNYQGTKRWLEDNLDHTDSSLLQDNVAFVLCLDTVGRGDSLHLHVSKPPREGTLQHAFLRELETVAAHQFPEVRFSMVHKKINLAEDILAWEHERFAIRRLPAFTLSHLESHRDGQRSSIMDVRSRVDSKTLTRNTRLIAEALTRVIYNLTEKGTPPDMPVFTEQMQIQQEQLDSVMDWLTNQPRAAQLVDKDSTFLSTLEHYLSRYLKEVKQHHIKADKRDPEFVFYDQLKQVMNAYRVKPAIFDLLLAVCISAYLGMAYTAVQHFDLLYKSVQRLLKAKTQ